From Bacteroidales bacterium, one genomic window encodes:
- a CDS encoding copper homeostasis protein CutC: MERKICFEVCANSVESCVAAQNGGADRVELCSALEVDGLTPSYATIKEARKILNIKLHVLIRPRSGNFCYSKNEIDKMAEEIRMAVSLGADGVVFGCLTHDGDIDIEAVKYLISVARESKNVPITFHRAFDVCGNPHKALEQLIDLKIDRLLTSGHQQTAEIGIPLLADLQSIASSRKAAAHERNESVGIKIMAGCGVNENNIAKIYRQTQIAEYHFSAKIKKQSGLGEYYVTSEEKVKETINALREL; encoded by the coding sequence ATGGAGAGGAAAATCTGTTTTGAAGTTTGTGCAAACTCTGTAGAGAGCTGTGTTGCAGCACAAAACGGAGGAGCGGATAGGGTTGAGCTCTGCTCTGCGCTGGAGGTTGACGGCCTCACTCCATCCTATGCAACTATCAAAGAGGCGCGTAAAATATTGAATATTAAGCTGCACGTCCTTATCCGTCCCCGCAGCGGAAATTTCTGCTATTCTAAAAATGAGATTGATAAAATGGCGGAAGAGATAAGAATGGCTGTTTCTCTTGGAGCTGACGGTGTCGTTTTTGGGTGTTTGACTCACGACGGTGATATTGATATTGAGGCTGTTAAGTATCTTATTTCTGTTGCTCGCGAGAGCAAAAATGTACCAATTACTTTTCACAGAGCGTTTGATGTGTGCGGAAATCCGCATAAGGCTCTTGAACAATTAATTGATTTAAAGATAGACAGATTGCTGACTTCCGGGCATCAGCAAACTGCTGAGATTGGTATTCCGCTTCTTGCTGACTTGCAGAGCATTGCTTCATCTCGGAAAGCCGCGGCGCATGAGAGAAATGAATCTGTCGGGATTAAAATAATGGCCGGCTGCGGAGTGAATGAAAATAATATTGCAAAAATATACAGGCAGACCCAAATTGCTGAGTATCATTTCTCTGCAAAAATAAAAAAACAGTCGGGATTAGGAGAGTACTATGTGACTTCAGAAGAAAAAGTCAAGGAGACCATTAACGCCCTGCGAGAATTATAA
- a CDS encoding tetratricopeptide repeat-containing sensor histidine kinase codes for MKKLLIILIALPLFLFEMPAVPMEAASAQGSDVTPVDISNGEKVLVAKLNKTKGSGRLVILDSLTELYWNVPREEYWLKRCYSESLSMDSLRLAEKTLLGLAVYYHNSNLLPQLLWCSGQEDVIAKKLKYYSDNYFSIKAYVCKRYLWNENYNEAISNAQHLLDLAIENRSEGGREIGEELMGDIYQLMKLNNQSLVHLGSAYKILVKIAPKDFRHIAQLTTTLIEVQLELNHLKEAYSLISSFEAIQVDVEGGKYGKQPGFPIDRNHRLASVYFANYYYRSGDLLKMRKCLDRAASIKHSDVYVDFLFDYESAKYNDAVKNYPEALSYINKVIEADGGSTVEYRNFRAGLYQKMGKLKEAVDEYKVCVDLFFKSRSSYFNKQVAGLQHFQDTKLIELRLKDKELRIKKMQNQELIVAVAFFLILSLVLGLFLNRNRRLGVALKKNNERLANEDELLKFALKKSNEADKLKTSFLHSVSHEVRTPLNAIVGFSNLIAEDDSYKKYDVKEFSKLISKNSNALLELMDKILKISQYETSVGNIDSKKISSCDVTNVCNASLDKLRKEGKLKPGVELVFKGVPEDYILNTNEEFLGQMLYNLLDNAAKNTETGSITLAYELSGNSKSVVFSITDTGKGIEESKRNKIFDEFEKGDSFAQGLGLGLVMCKIIASNLGGKIELDDLYRDGCKFIFTHPTDLKTRYEKN; via the coding sequence ATGAAAAAATTATTGATCATATTAATTGCACTGCCGCTGTTCCTTTTTGAAATGCCGGCTGTGCCAATGGAGGCAGCCTCTGCGCAAGGTTCTGATGTTACGCCTGTGGATATTTCAAATGGTGAAAAAGTCCTTGTTGCAAAGTTAAATAAGACCAAAGGCAGCGGACGTCTGGTAATTTTAGACAGTCTGACTGAATTGTATTGGAATGTTCCAAGAGAAGAGTATTGGCTAAAGAGGTGTTACAGTGAGAGTTTGTCCATGGATTCTTTGCGTCTTGCAGAGAAGACTTTGCTTGGGCTGGCAGTGTATTACCACAATTCTAATTTATTGCCGCAGCTGTTATGGTGCTCCGGACAGGAAGATGTTATTGCAAAAAAATTAAAATATTACTCTGATAATTATTTCTCTATAAAGGCCTATGTATGTAAGAGATATCTGTGGAATGAGAATTATAATGAAGCTATATCCAACGCGCAACATCTTCTGGATTTGGCCATTGAAAATAGAAGCGAGGGGGGAAGAGAAATCGGGGAGGAGCTGATGGGGGATATTTATCAGCTGATGAAGCTTAATAATCAGTCTCTTGTACATCTTGGGTCTGCATATAAAATTCTTGTAAAAATTGCTCCAAAAGATTTCAGGCACATTGCGCAGCTTACAACAACTTTGATTGAGGTACAGCTGGAGCTTAATCACTTAAAGGAGGCATATTCTCTAATTTCCTCATTTGAAGCTATTCAGGTAGATGTTGAGGGCGGCAAGTATGGAAAGCAACCAGGGTTCCCGATAGATAGAAATCACAGGCTTGCTTCTGTTTATTTTGCAAATTACTATTATAGGTCCGGAGACTTGTTGAAGATGCGGAAATGCCTGGACAGGGCGGCTTCAATCAAGCATTCAGATGTTTATGTGGACTTTCTATTTGATTATGAATCTGCAAAATACAATGATGCAGTCAAAAATTATCCTGAGGCGCTTAGTTACATAAATAAAGTTATTGAGGCTGACGGAGGATCTACTGTTGAGTATAGAAATTTCAGAGCCGGCCTTTATCAGAAGATGGGCAAATTGAAGGAGGCTGTTGATGAGTATAAGGTATGTGTTGACTTGTTTTTTAAATCCAGAAGTTCATACTTCAATAAGCAGGTTGCAGGATTGCAACATTTCCAGGATACAAAACTTATAGAGCTGCGGCTAAAGGATAAAGAGCTGCGCATCAAGAAGATGCAGAATCAAGAGCTAATTGTTGCAGTTGCTTTTTTCCTAATTCTGTCATTGGTTCTTGGATTATTTCTTAACAGAAATCGCAGGCTTGGTGTTGCGCTCAAAAAGAATAATGAGAGGCTTGCTAATGAGGATGAGTTGCTAAAATTTGCGCTAAAAAAATCCAATGAGGCGGATAAATTAAAGACCTCTTTTTTGCATAGCGTGAGTCATGAGGTAAGGACGCCTCTTAATGCAATTGTAGGTTTTTCTAATTTGATTGCAGAGGATGATTCATATAAAAAGTATGATGTCAAGGAGTTTTCAAAGCTTATATCCAAGAATAGCAATGCGTTGCTGGAGCTGATGGATAAAATTTTAAAGATTTCCCAGTATGAGACCTCTGTCGGAAATATTGATTCCAAAAAAATTTCCTCCTGTGATGTTACCAATGTATGTAACGCATCCTTGGATAAATTAAGGAAAGAAGGAAAACTTAAGCCGGGCGTAGAGCTTGTGTTTAAGGGAGTTCCGGAGGATTATATTCTTAACACCAATGAGGAATTTCTTGGCCAGATGTTATACAACTTGCTTGATAACGCCGCTAAAAATACTGAAACCGGTTCAATTACATTGGCTTATGAATTGAGCGGCAATTCAAAGTCCGTGGTATTTTCTATTACTGATACAGGCAAAGGGATAGAGGAGAGTAAAAGAAATAAAATATTTGATGAGTTTGAAAAAGGTGATTCATTTGCGCAAGGCCTTGGACTGGGGCTAGTTATGTGTAAGATAATTGCCTCTAATTTAGGAGGAAAAATAGAATTGGATGACTTGTACAGGGACGGGTGTAAGTTTATTTTTACTCATCCAACAGATTTAAAAACACGTTATGAGAAGAATTAA
- a CDS encoding alkaline phosphatase — protein sequence MRRIKFIFIPIVTCLVLCSLQVNAKRVPRFTNVILIGADGFTPEVITSNPGRYKNIEALMARGLWTFESRSVLPSSSAINWKTMLSGAGSEMHGYTEWNSQVPEVKPVYTDKWGMFPSVFAVVREQMPSAETGVIFSWEGIKYVYENDAVNYNDQCKEGDDYQVLKDAASYISAKKPNLLFVYFSNPDEVGHKYGWCSKEYNESCDTIDAYVGKLMAVIESNFDMSKTAVLFSSDHGGVDKGHGGKSMKEMQTPLIIVGGRLPQNVKMSFPVMRYDTAPTIIDLLGLKEPDEWRGKSVLKFVQTL from the coding sequence ATGAGAAGAATTAAATTTATTTTTATCCCGATAGTTACTTGCTTGGTGTTGTGCAGCTTGCAGGTAAATGCAAAGAGAGTTCCCCGCTTCACAAATGTGATTCTCATTGGTGCAGATGGCTTTACCCCCGAGGTTATTACATCTAATCCCGGCCGCTATAAAAACATTGAGGCGCTGATGGCCAGAGGATTATGGACATTTGAATCCAGAAGCGTACTGCCTTCTTCCAGCGCCATTAATTGGAAAACAATGCTGTCGGGAGCCGGAAGCGAGATGCACGGCTATACGGAGTGGAATAGCCAAGTGCCTGAAGTAAAGCCGGTTTACACTGATAAGTGGGGAATGTTTCCCTCTGTATTTGCAGTTGTCAGAGAGCAAATGCCCTCTGCGGAAACGGGTGTAATTTTTTCATGGGAAGGGATTAAATATGTCTATGAAAATGATGCTGTAAATTATAATGACCAGTGCAAAGAGGGAGATGACTATCAAGTGCTGAAAGACGCAGCAAGTTATATTTCAGCAAAAAAGCCTAATCTGTTATTTGTTTATTTTTCAAATCCGGATGAGGTGGGTCACAAATATGGCTGGTGCTCAAAAGAATACAATGAATCTTGCGATACAATTGATGCTTACGTTGGAAAATTGATGGCGGTTATTGAGAGTAATTTTGACATGAGTAAAACGGCCGTATTATTTTCCTCTGACCACGGCGGAGTTGATAAGGGACATGGCGGCAAGAGTATGAAGGAGATGCAGACCCCGCTGATTATTGTTGGCGGCAGGCTTCCCCAAAACGTTAAGATGAGTTTTCCAGTAATGAGGTATGATACTGCTCCAACTATTATTGATTTACTTGGACTTAAAGAACCAGATGAATGGAGAGGAAAATCTGTTTTGAAGTTTGTGCAAACTCTGTAG